In the Streptomyces formicae genome, one interval contains:
- a CDS encoding phosphatase PAP2 family protein, translated as MAGLDESGSNPDVSLLYDINGLAKDSPHWFDRAVEFVGEYGLLLALVLLVVWCWWGQRKRGTLDDAASSVAAVVWAPLAAGIAVLVNVPIRGFVERPRPFVDHRGIDVLVDGKTDFSFVSDHATLAMALGAGLFVAHRKFGLVGIGLAVLEGFCRVFMGVHYPTDVVGGFALGTAVALLLSPLAMALLTPLAKAIGRSARVGRLVWSRPAEPVAALPGASSQAAAAQDPDERDLAA; from the coding sequence ATGGCTGGACTCGATGAATCCGGGTCGAACCCCGACGTCAGCCTGCTCTACGACATCAACGGACTGGCGAAGGACTCCCCGCACTGGTTCGACCGCGCCGTGGAGTTCGTCGGTGAGTACGGCCTGTTGCTCGCCCTCGTGCTGCTCGTCGTGTGGTGCTGGTGGGGCCAGCGCAAGCGCGGCACGCTCGACGACGCCGCCTCGTCCGTCGCCGCCGTCGTCTGGGCGCCGCTCGCCGCGGGCATCGCCGTCCTGGTGAACGTACCGATCCGGGGCTTCGTCGAGCGGCCTCGGCCGTTCGTCGACCACCGCGGCATCGACGTACTCGTCGACGGCAAGACCGACTTCTCCTTCGTGAGCGACCACGCGACGCTCGCCATGGCGCTTGGCGCCGGGCTCTTCGTCGCCCACCGCAAGTTCGGGCTCGTCGGCATCGGGCTCGCCGTGCTCGAAGGTTTCTGCCGGGTCTTCATGGGCGTGCACTACCCCACGGACGTCGTCGGCGGCTTCGCGCTCGGCACGGCCGTCGCCCTGCTGCTCTCGCCGCTCGCCATGGCGCTGCTCACGCCGCTGGCCAAGGCGATCGGGCGCTCCGCGCGCGTCGGCCGCCTCGTCTGGTCCCGGCCCGCCGAGCCGGTCGCCGCGCTGCCGGGGGCGTCCTCGCAGGCGGCTGCCGCGCAGGATCCGGACGAGAGGGACCTCGCGGCCTGA